Proteins found in one Peptococcaceae bacterium genomic segment:
- the lon gene encoding endopeptidase La, with protein MKKQDKKSRVLPLLPLRGVLVFPYMVIHLDVGREKSVSALEEAMLHDREIFLAAQKDAQMDNPGPDDIYTFGTVVEIRQLLKLPGGTIRVLVEGLHRGEIAKYLETEPFYRVEILEYEEEAEKTPEISALVRNLVFQFEQYVKLSKRIAPETVVSIVTIEEANRLTDLIAAHLNLKIPEKQSLLEAVDIRARMEKLASIIASEIEILELERKINMRVRKQMEKTQKEYYLREQMKAIQKELGERDDKVAEAEEYRSRIKEAGLPEDVAEKALKEVERLEKMPPMVAESAVIRNYLDWLLAMPWNKMTEDKIDIRRAEEILNEDHYGLVKAKERILEYLAVRKLTEKIKGPIICFVGPPGVGKTSLAKSIARALDRRFVRMSLGGVRDEAEIRGHRRTYVGALPGRIIQGLRNAGTKNPVFLLDEVDKMSMDFRGDPSAALLEVLDPEQNCTFSDHYLEVPFDLSQVLFITTANVSYNIPRPLLDRMELIPISGYTEEEKLNIALRHLLPKQVKEHGLKENQLEIKSATVLSVIRHYTKEAGVRSLERELAGLCRKAAKIIAEGSQKKVAITTRNLGKYLGIPRYRYGVSEKESLVGVVTGLAWTEVGGDILHIEVTLMKGKGQLILTGKLGDVMKESAQAGFTYIRSRVQSLGIEEDFHEKYDVHIHVPEGAIPKDGPSAGITMASALASALTGRKVRKEVAMTGEITLRGRVLPVGGIKEKILAAHRAGCKVIILPLENKKDLEDIPANIKKDLKFELVEHMDKVLELALEKAAPKGDEAAAARETQELVEA; from the coding sequence TTGAAGAAACAGGATAAAAAAAGCAGGGTATTGCCGCTCCTCCCGTTGCGGGGAGTGCTTGTATTTCCTTATATGGTCATTCACCTTGACGTGGGAAGAGAAAAATCTGTCAGCGCGCTGGAGGAGGCTATGCTGCACGACAGGGAGATTTTTCTTGCCGCGCAAAAGGATGCCCAGATGGACAACCCTGGCCCCGACGATATTTATACCTTTGGAACGGTCGTAGAAATCAGGCAGCTTCTCAAGCTGCCTGGCGGCACTATCCGTGTGCTTGTGGAGGGCCTTCACCGGGGCGAGATTGCCAAATACCTTGAAACCGAACCCTTTTATCGTGTCGAAATCCTGGAGTACGAAGAAGAAGCCGAAAAAACGCCGGAAATTTCAGCCCTGGTTCGCAACCTGGTTTTCCAGTTTGAGCAGTATGTGAAGCTGAGCAAAAGAATAGCTCCCGAAACGGTGGTGAGCATTGTTACCATTGAGGAAGCCAACCGGCTGACAGACCTTATCGCCGCGCATCTGAATCTGAAGATACCGGAAAAACAGTCCCTGCTGGAAGCGGTCGATATCCGCGCCCGCATGGAGAAGCTCGCCTCCATTATTGCCAGTGAGATTGAGATCCTGGAGTTGGAGCGCAAGATTAACATGCGGGTGCGCAAGCAAATGGAAAAAACCCAGAAGGAGTACTACCTGCGGGAACAGATGAAGGCCATCCAGAAAGAACTCGGCGAAAGGGACGATAAGGTTGCCGAGGCGGAGGAGTACCGGTCAAGGATAAAAGAAGCCGGGCTCCCTGAGGATGTGGCGGAGAAAGCCCTCAAGGAAGTGGAGCGCCTGGAAAAGATGCCGCCAATGGTTGCGGAATCCGCCGTGATCAGGAATTACCTTGACTGGCTGCTGGCAATGCCCTGGAACAAAATGACGGAGGATAAAATTGACATCAGACGGGCCGAAGAAATCTTGAACGAGGACCACTACGGGCTGGTAAAGGCCAAGGAGCGCATCCTCGAGTACCTGGCCGTGCGAAAGCTGACAGAAAAAATAAAAGGCCCGATAATCTGCTTTGTCGGTCCGCCCGGCGTGGGTAAGACGTCGCTGGCCAAGTCCATTGCCCGGGCTCTTGACCGGAGATTCGTGAGGATGTCCCTGGGCGGGGTGAGGGACGAGGCTGAAATTCGCGGTCACCGGCGCACTTATGTCGGAGCGCTGCCGGGCAGGATCATCCAGGGACTGCGTAACGCGGGCACAAAGAACCCGGTCTTTTTGCTGGACGAGGTGGACAAGATGAGCATGGATTTCCGGGGCGACCCGTCTGCCGCCCTGCTGGAAGTTCTTGACCCCGAACAGAACTGTACTTTCAGCGACCATTACCTGGAAGTGCCGTTCGATTTGTCCCAGGTACTGTTCATCACCACGGCCAACGTTTCTTACAACATTCCCCGGCCCCTGCTGGACAGGATGGAACTGATCCCCATTTCCGGCTACACGGAAGAGGAAAAACTCAATATCGCTCTCAGGCACCTGCTGCCCAAGCAGGTCAAAGAACACGGGCTAAAGGAAAACCAGTTGGAGATTAAAAGCGCCACGGTCCTCAGCGTGATCAGGCATTATACGAAAGAAGCCGGCGTAAGGAGCCTGGAACGCGAGCTTGCCGGCCTGTGCCGCAAGGCGGCCAAGATCATCGCCGAGGGGTCGCAAAAGAAAGTGGCCATTACTACCCGAAATTTGGGAAAATACCTGGGGATACCGCGTTACCGCTACGGGGTTTCGGAAAAAGAAAGCCTGGTAGGCGTGGTTACCGGACTTGCCTGGACCGAGGTGGGAGGCGACATCCTGCACATCGAAGTAACCCTGATGAAAGGCAAAGGCCAGCTTATCCTCACGGGCAAGCTGGGCGACGTGATGAAAGAATCGGCTCAGGCGGGTTTTACCTACATCCGTTCCAGGGTCCAGTCGCTGGGGATTGAAGAGGATTTCCATGAAAAGTATGACGTGCATATCCATGTGCCGGAAGGCGCCATTCCCAAGGACGGCCCTTCCGCCGGGATTACCATGGCTTCCGCCCTGGCTTCCGCTCTCACCGGCAGGAAAGTAAGAAAAGAAGTGGCCATGACCGGCGAGATCACCCTGCGCGGGCGGGTGCTTCCCGTGGGCGGCATCAAAGAAAAAATCCTGGCTGCGCACAGGGCCGGGTGCAAGGTGATCATCCTTCCCCTGGAGAATAAAAAGGACCTGGAGGACATCCCCGCCAACATCAAAAAGGACCTTAAGTTCGAGCTGGTCGAGCATATGGACAAGGTCCTGGAACTGGCCCTTGAAAAAGCCGCTCCGAAGGGTGATGAGGCTGCCGCCGCCCGGGAAACGCAAGAGCTGGTGGAAGCATGA